A window of Phragmites australis chromosome 2, lpPhrAust1.1, whole genome shotgun sequence genomic DNA:
CATGAAAAGTCGATCGAGTTGAGCTAGTCCAGTGTCCCTCTACCTCTTCTgtgatgaggaccgcgtctccgtGCGAACGGCTGATAGCGTCTGTacgtgcggggacgcggaggggggtgcgatggtggtggagcggaggacccggtTACGCCTGATCAACCATAGTGTCGCCTAAGCTCCAGTCTCGTCggcatgtcaaagacatcgaagtccgaCTCTTGCACGCTAGTACGGTTTGAGCATTCGACCTCCTCCGTAGagcactgacgggccaccctcttgTCCTCCTTCTCCTGGGTACGCTTACAGGAGACTACTTATTGCTCATCCGTAGCGCACAACTGACGGGTCAGCCTCtcaccctcctcctcttgggcgcaCTGATGGGCCACTGCTTCTTACTCCTCTTTctcatcatcgttggaaggccattttGTCGAAGAGTCATCCGATGTACCAACtccaaaatatattttcattaatacatagtaagtcatgtcctatattaatatatactaataaatgtccttcattaaaataGTGTCATTTGACGATGGTAAGCCGTCTAATCCTATGATAGACTTACTCTTTGTcgcatactctgtactagaaTGTACGGTGTAATCTAAAGGCTTGTCACTGGTCGACGGcacaatcggttcatgaaactcgccatttgggttaataacatgttccatgaagaacccgACGATCTGTTCTTGAAAGGTATTTATTTCTACAGATTGTAACTCTTTTGTCCGTAGTTTGGAGCGctgtgtttgaagaatcgaaagaattagtccttgaacacgtgaagaaattgaaaagaaggtatcgatatgttatttcatacctcaagatcattgaacctaacagtgtCTCCGTCCGGGCTGAATCCGTACATGAAGGTTAGAACATAAAACACGCAAAGATTCTTGTCAGGTGGCTGCCTcgtacacttcaagaggaaatggtTCGTCAGTGGAacgaattgaacctttttattcagtagaaaATAAAAGATATGAATATTTTGTGCGTACTGAAAAGTCAAttttttacattatactccttcctgaatggacAGTGAATAATAGTCTTTTTACGGTATCTTGTAtacaccctgtacgtgaatataaATACCAATTCAATTTAGATGTAATCATCGAGATgatgaaatgatcgagtttacttGTTTAGCATGTCatgaggttttggtaagtcaTCTGAGCTCTTTTTTGTGAGTCTAAGACAATGATCTTACTCAAGTATGGATGGATGACCAGAAGGATTCAATGAAAATTGTAGAaatattatgtcaccatagcaaattagtactagaatcgaacAAATTTACATTAAACCAAATTTGCAAAACAATAACCACTGTCGGTAACTATTTGCATAACTAACATTTATCATTGAATGAAcgtgcactatttttcaaattacagtataaaaaagttaaattaagaaattctatatatgtacatatcATCTGTTCAGTAGGCGAGTACAATATGTCACCCGCTGAACGAGCGACATGAAGGTCTTGCACATTCAGCAGGCGAGAACTTGATCTCGCTCGCTAAACGTGCGAGATCTTTCTCTCTCCGGTTATTTAATTCGTTTACCGTCGGGATCCACAAGATCTTACCCGTTCAAGGGGCGATGTTTTGTTCTCGCCCGTCGAACGGACGACGGTAGGTTAAacctatgattttttaaaactattcttaaaaatattaaagaaataaaatatataaaaaaaattcacagcaTGCCAGAAAATCGGGAATGAATGGCTCCTCATGCGGAGTAGACGACTTGGGCTCCGGCCCGACGGCCCGAGACGACTCCCCATGAATCTCCCGAGTGTCCAGGAGCAGGCCTTTGGGCGATGGGCATCCCCGTCAACCCATGACTATAGGCTCGAATCTGAAAGGAAAAAGTCCGATTTGAGCGCATTGTTCATCTAAACTACCGAGAGGAAATCTTGATGAGGCAACGCTCGAGAATTTCTTGGCTAGCGGAGGGTGACTCTAATACAAAAAATTTCCACCAGCAAGCTAACAAGAGAGCAGCCAAGAATAGAATAACCCGTCTGCAGCGCGAGGATGGGTCGGATTGTGAAAATACTGATGAACTCAAGACTATGTGTTGAGATTTTTATCAGAACTTGTACAGCTCCCAAGATTTCTCAAATGGATGTAGTTCTGGATCATGTACCGAGGAGGATAACTCATGCTACGAATCAATTTCTTGATGCCTCGAAAAGGAGGTTAAAGCTGCACTTTTTCAGACGTTCCCCACCAAAGCTCCAGGTCCGTCAGTATGGATTTCCGGCTCACTTTTTTCAGAGAAACTAGGATGTTTTTGGCATGGATCTCACGAGAGCAATACTAAGAGTTCTCAATGGAGATGACTGGCCGACGGTTATTAATGGGACGTTCATTGTTATTATTCCAAAGGTAACTAGGCCAACTTGGTCAGTTTCGCCCAATTAACCTGTGCAATATGATCTACAAGATCATTTTGAAAGTACTACATCATCTTTGTGGAGCAATCGGCATTTGTTCCTGGAATGATCATTTCAGGCAACATCGTGACAAGGTATGAAGTTTGCACTATATACGAACAAATCGATCAAAAAAGAATATTTGATCTCCGTGAACCTAGTCCCGGCCCCGAAAGGTATATCGGGGCAAAAACTCGTCCTATCTCTGGACCAGTTGGATCTCCGAATTCTAGTGGTGCCTCCGGCCCTCGACAAGCAGCGGACTCGGGGCCCCATGAAGTCCCGCGGGGAAAACTCTATCCTCGCCCTGACTGGACCTCGGGGCACTGCCCCGTGACCCTACGAGGGAAAAACTCGCCCCGTTCCTACCTTGTTCGGGGTGGATCCCAGCTGATCCCTGCCACCACGAGGAAAATTACTATCTTTAGTTCCGGTCCTATCACTAACCATGTTCCCCTTAGGACACATCTACACATGAATAAACAACTAATTTCGTGCAtaagttttttcaaatttaaCTCACATTAATCCATACAACACCACTCACACTAGTGTATtgcatatataaaaaatcataaatgtTTCTATACTACCATGAGCCTATCCAATCAACCTATCCTATGCCATAATACTGGACTACTTTTCTTTTGccaatttaataaaaaaaaaccaattttTATGATTTTACAATCCACCATGGAGTTACTTGGTCTATAGGTTTGCGATTAAAACGTGCATGTCCGGATGTTACTTGGTAAccttctctatttctttttctcAGATCTGGACATGTTGGGAGCTTCTTCGGATGTCTATTTTGACATTTTGTAATCTTCTCATTGGGCTTTGGAGTTGACGTCGTTTCTTTTTCTCAGATATGGACCTACGTTGGAGGCTAATTCGGATGTCTATTTTGCATTCGTCGTTGTCTATTTTGACACGTAGAGGTCGCAGGCACACAGAGGCCACCCCCTAGGTCTAAGTGTAGCCTAATTCTATTGCGCCTCTGCCAGCCTGCTCATGACTATTAGTCCTTCGATCAACGTAGTCCAATTCAACCAGGTTGGCAATGTTAGGTTGGTACTGTAAAGGTAAAAGAGAGGCTTCAGCTGCACACCTACTCTGCTCATGCGCGCATGGAACAGGGCACATGCAGAGCAAGAATATTATAGCAAGAAAGTAAGAGCCAGTTCTTCGATCGGATGCCACTGGCTAGTCCCGACTTTTGCATTGGCCGGAGCTAGCTTAAGCTCGGAGCTTCCTGAGACAAGAAACCAGCTAGAAGGTTGGTCGATCGGCGCCATGAAGGGTGGGAGAAGGCTGCCGCTGCCGCGGCTGGAGTCAAAGCGCAGGCTGTTGTCCTTCGTCGTCGGcggcttcctcttcttcctcgtcttcctcctctcctcccgccACGACGCCGCCGTCTTACTCGACACCCGTCAGTACTACTCTTCTACTACTTCCCCGGCCCCTCATGGCTTGCTCACATTCAGTCCGTTGCATGCTTGCTCACATTGATTCGATCTTCTGCTTAGACTCGTCGGGTCAACTTGAGCTTTCAAGTCGAGATGGCATCCTACCGCAGCAGGGAGAGAGCCACGGCCACCTGCAGCAGAGTGCCGAGCAGACAGTCGCGGAGGGTACGTAGCTAATGGTGCTAACCAATCCCTGTTTTGTTTCTGACTTGCGAGACTCCCTCTTcgtctgcttttttttttcaggggTTAGCTACGCGGTGAGAGTAGAGGAGAGGAACGACGTCGAGAGAGAAGCagagctggaggagggagaGCGTGACagcaacgccgccgccgccgccgcaacaTCTATTTCCGACGACCAAGCAGCAGCAGGTACGTATTCCACAAGTGAAACGACGCCATTCCACAAGTGCAAGAATGCAAATTTGAGTTGCAAATCCTAACAGGCGCCGCGGAGGCGGTCCGGGACAACTCCGTGCACGTCACTGCCGCCGCGATAGCCGAGCAACACGCCGCGGATACGACGTCTCCTCAGCACGAACATCCAGGTGTCTAACTAAACAAGCCATCGTGTCAtgcatggagaatgccaaaaaaatatacaatttCTGACCCCAATCCCAATGCACATTAATAACATGTATCGTGATGGTTTGTAGTATCTTCTCCGGGGGACATCACGAGGCGTCCAGATTATGTAAACCAGCAGCGGCAGCCGCTGTGCGACTTCTCCGACTTCCGCGCCGACGTCTGCGACTTCTCCGGCGACATCCGCATGGACGCCAGCGCGTCGGAGTTCATCGTCGTCGACCCGGCTGGTGGCACGAACGGGACGACGTACAAGGTCCGGCCGTACCCGCGAAAGGGCGACGAGACGTGCATGGGCCGCGTCACCGAGATCACCGTGCGGACGACGGCGGACGCGGAGGCCGCGCCGCTGTGCACGAGGACGCACACCGCGCCGGCTGTCGTGTTCTCGATCAGCGGGTACACGGGAAACCTCTTCCACGATTTCACCGACGTGATCGTGCCGCTGTACAACACCGTGCAGCGCTACCGCGGCGACGTGCAGCTCGTCGTGACCAACGTGGGCTCGTGGTGGCTCGCCAAATACGACGCGCTCCTCCGCGAGTTGTCGTGCCACGCGCCGCTCGACTTCGCCaaggctgccgccgccggcgaggtgCACTGCTTCCGCCACGCCGTGGTCAACCTGCGCGCGCACCGGGAGCTGATCATCGAGCGGGAGCGCAGTCTGGACGGGCTCGCGATGCCGGACTTCACGCGGTTCCTCCGGCGCGCTCTCTCGCTGCCCCGGGACGCGCCCACGAGCCCCGGCGACGGCACAGGCAGGAAGCCTCGCCTACTCATCATCTCCCGCCGCCGCACCCGGCAGCTCTTGAATATTGATGCCGTGGTCTGCGCGGCTGAGGAGGTCGGCTTCGAGGCCATCGTGAACGAGTTGGATCTGGCCGACGACATCGCGCAGGTGGGGCGGCTGATCAACTCGTTTGACGCGCTGGTGGGCGTGCACGGCGCGGGGCTGACCAACATGATGTTCCTGCCGCCGGGCGCGACGGTGGTGCAGATTGTGCCGTGGGGCGGCCTGCAGTGGATAGCGCGGATGGACTTCGGAGAGCCGGCGGAGGCGATGGGGCTCAGGTACATCCAGTACGAGATTGCCGTCCGCGAGAGCACGCTCAAGGATAAGTATCCCAGAGATCACGAGATCTTCATCAACCCGACGGCGCTGCACAAGAACGGCTTCAAATTTATGAGGCAGACGTTCTTGAACGGCCAGGACATCACCGTCGACGTGGACCGCTTCAGAGCGGTGCTGCTCCAGGCGCTCAAGAACCTCGCGCGTTAGATAGCTGTTGCGTGCCTTGCTAGTTACATGCATGCGTGCACGTAGAACTACCtggtatatatatactagtaacATGTATGTATTCACATTTGTAATTGGAACTTTGTAATGTTATTGAGGTACACTTCACATAATCTTTGTTCATTTCgtgcaaacttttccaaaaagGAAATACGGGGAGGGAAAAAGATTCCAAAAATGGAAAGGTGAGGAGCGATCGGGGTGGTTCGCGCGTTGTGCTGCGAGCGCGCACGTGAATTAAGTGTGTCCAGGATCAAGATGCCCAAGAGAAAGGATTAATTGAGTTCTAAAACTTTTCTAGCCCTAATAACCTTAACGCCACCAATTATTGAGTTCTAAAACTATTGCAAGAGAAAATAACAACCTTCGCCTAAATAAGTACAAATTTCTAGGTGAAAGACGTGCAAGCTCAATAAAACACTATCCCTATTTTAACAAAGCAACCCTAGTAAAATAAaatgcaagaatataaatacgaaaaataAATGCTAGAATTAAATTGCTTAAAGTAAAGAGAAGTGATGAggagacttgattttttttcaagtaTCGAGGAGTTGATGCTCCTTCCTAGTCCTCATTGGTGCACCCGCGCAAGGGTATAACTTCCTCTTGATCCCGCGCAAGAGACAAAGTGCTCTCTAGTGGTAGTTCTTCTCCACTTCGGATTAGTGAACTTCAAATCGGCACATGATCACCTTCAGGCTTCAATAATCACTTCACCACAAAGCTTCTCAAGACCAAACGTCACCAATATATCTAGGTGACATCGATCACTAAGAGTAATAAGCTAAGAACCTCACTTGACCTAATCTCAACCAAAGAGACTATTGCATGCACACTAGCTAATCTCCTAGTACTAATGATATCTTTAATATTGCAATTAAGGAGCTTGAAAATCACTCAAGtgcttcttctttcttgtggCTCTCCAAGTTTGTCACTGAGCTCAACCACCAGCCAagggaaataaaaaaagaaccaGATGGGGGTGTATTTGTAGCCCAAAggcaaaaactagccattacttaACCATTTACAAAAATTGCACTCACTCGAAGTTCTGGTGAGGCCAACTTCTTATCACCGAAACATCTGGTAAGATCAACTCTAAAGATAGTCATTAATGGTGAGCAGAAGACCCAACTTCCATGGCCAAAATTCAATATGTCACCTTCCTTCGATGAGATGCTTCCGTTTCACCCATTGGAATTTCTGGTGAGTAGACCGATTTGAACTTCACAAAATTGACCCCTCCTAGAAACATACTCTATTGTGAGCTTTTGGTGCTCTCTAGATCTTCCGGTGAGTAGAGACCTTGAATCTTCACTAAAAATGACCCTACTGTAAACCTTCTCTGGTGCAAGCTTCTAGTGAGTATGGCCTCTTTGCTATCATTCCAGTGAAAGTTTCTGGTGTACACACCTTATCTTTCGGTGAGTACCGACTTTCTGCATTCTCTAGATAACAATCCAGTGCAAGCTTCCAGTGTAGACACCTTAGCTTCTGGAGTAGATGTGAGCCACACCCAGATGGTGTCGGGCTATGAAGGAGTGTTGTCTGATTAGCGTGGGAAGAGTCTGGTGCTGATAATGTGTTGCAGTATAGAACAGAATCGACGGTGGACAATAGAATAGAGAATGAACTCTTGTTAATACTTTAATTGCACTCAATGTTAATTTATACAAAATGAATGGACAAGTTCATGTCCCTTTGGGAAAGCATCCCTCCCCAATAGGTGTCCCTTTAAGAGGCATCCCTCTCCGGTGGGTGTTTAATTGATCATTAACATTTATATCATAACACATCACAACTATCTCTCAGTCAAGCTACTATTCTTAACCCCCTTAATAGTAcaaccaaaggaaaaaaaacaaagtcatatactactctaagtatctcCCAACACCAAATGCCACTTAGAACTAGATAGACCTTAATCTTCATGCATATCATTTGAACTATCAACATGAAAATCAATATAGGGGTCAAGAATACCTAAACATTATCACCGTGATCTAACTTCCAATAATTTCTACGAAACacacattagtcacaatgatcgtattgtaattaatcactaaaactTGAATTAGGAGACTAGATGCTTACACCTCGCCCATTTGCCATCATCCTTCTTCTAAAACACTAAAATAAACATATTGGTGAAATACAGTATTTTTTGCATTTTGAAATCAAAATTTCAATTGTGAGATGATGCTTACATGTTCAAAGTTCCATTTTACTCAAGTTTAAATTCGTTTGAAATTTCATGATAGGTTGGATAGAATAAAACATTCGGTTATTCGTAGACCGGTCCTTAATATAATAGTATTTGTTTCAATTCCTAACAACATCTTGTCTTTTACCAAACAAGCATGGCCACGTGGGAAAACCATTATACTACTCTCTATTAGATTGCTCCCTGTGTTATCTAACAATTGTCATTCTGCGATTAAATTCCAAAACTTTTTTACCAggcatataaaaaaattattagatttTTTCATAATGGCACTAGTTGGTAATtgataaacatatatatagacACTTTACTTTATTTTTGATTAATTTGGTAATTTTTAGGCCTTGAGAGCGAATTAGTAATATAATAGATTTTCAATATGCCATATTTTATTACCTTTTATTAACATAAGTTtagaacaatatatattgttcaAACATCAAAGGTGCTTATTGGTATTTTAGAACCAACATATTAGTATTTTGAAACATATTTGCAAATGTCCCTTTCACCTAAATTTGAACTAGATTTATGGATTAGGGTTAGGGATTTGAGGATTTAGGGTGTGAGGGTGGGGGTGGGGTGGTGATTACCTTGCTCCGATGGGTTTAGAGGGATGGCTAGGGGAGGTCGGTCGGACCCGTTGTGGTGACGGGAGGGGGGCAGGGGGATAATGAGGTGGCAGGGACGCGCACCAACGTGGTGGTAGAGGGCCACTGGTGGGCGGTGAAGGTCAGTGGGGGTGACAAGTTTGCAATGGTTAGTGGTGCGTGTAGGTTTATGACAATGGATCTGGTAGCGGTGGAGGCGGGGGATAACTTGAACAGGTCGTCGATGCTTGGGAAGAGGAGGTGTGAGGGAGGTCATGAGGAGATGTGACTGTCGGGTGGCCACATTGTAGCCAGAGATGATGCTAGAGAGGCGGGTGGTGGCGGGTTAGGAGCAGGTGGCGGTGCGAGTTCAGGTCCTTTGGGAAAGAGAGTGAGGACAGAAGGGGTGATAGAGTTAAAAGAAGAGATTAGTCCATTTTTGGCCCCTCAACTATAGCCGTTGTTCTATTTTCATCCCTCAACttcaaaactagaaaaattatGTCCTCAATCTATCAAAATTATTTACAACTCATCCCTGGGCACCCTGTATGATTGTTTTACACATGTGGTCGGGCTGACTAGGTGCTGACTCATCACTCGTTTAATacgcctccccctccccctttcACCCCTTAGTCTTTCCCCACCACCTACCGCTGCTGCTCTCCTGTCGCCCCTGCTCAACCGCCATGGCAACCTCAATGAGCTCTAGATTGGTGCGCTCAACGGCGAGTGCTGACGAAGGGGGTGGTGAGTTCTCCTCCCCGATCTCGTATAGAGAGGGGCCATTTGACTACTTACCGGTGGTCTACTACGAGCTATGAGTGTGGTGCTAAGGCCGCACAATGGATATCTTGGAGCGACGACAATCTAACAAGGAGGTACTTAAAATGTGCTCGAGCTCGGGTAAGTTCGGTTCCTTTGATTTTTGGTTCGACTCATTCCCTTCTCTCTGTGGATTTGGTCTGATTTAATGTAGTATTCGTGTGCAAACAAGATTGGAGGTTGCAAGTTGTGGAGATGGTATGATGGTAGGACATCTGAATTTCTCAGACAAGTGTTGGTTGATATGCAAGATGTGATCAGATCCTTGAGGAAGATAGACCAAGAATTTAGAGTCGTTGACAATGCTGCAAATGTAGAGATCCAAGAGTTGAAATTGAGGAGTGAAGAAGAGGTTGATGCTCTTGTAAGGTGCCTAAGCTTGAAGAATGAATGTGATGCTAAAAATGTTGCTAGGATTAAGAAACTAGAGAAACAGAGAAAATGCTGATATATGTTGTTGTTGCTTGTGTAGTGATGGTTGTAAGACATTTCAGTTTGTAATCCCTGAGACATGTAATCAGTGAGCAAGGAATGAATGTATGCATAATTACCATTTTCTTCAATTTGCAGTCTGTTACCAATGCAAGAATTAGTGCTTTTGCATGCTTATATTGGTACTTAATTTCTATGTGTGAGCAATGAAAGGAATACATATTTTTGCACAACAAGCTGGCAGTATTGCACATAAGTAGACCATAGTTTGGCTATTACATTAGCAATATTAAAACCAAGTTTTAAAGAGAACCACCTAGTATAATTAAGAGTACAATAAAGCCACAGTTTGGCACACAATCATACTAGAACTCCATGGTCTGGCACATACATTGCACATATTAGCAGATGCATCACTTAGTATTAGAAAACTTCAAAGGCTTTGGAGGGGTCTTGGTATGCTTGCTTGGCCTAATTTCTAGGGTTTGATGCATGATCTCTGTGCCTGAACTTGAGCAGAAGTAGAACCAGATGTGACACTGATGTTGGCTTTAGAACAAGCTGTTTTTCCCATAGTCACCTCTAGGTTAATGGCAGCATTCCCTTCTTCATGTGTGCTCACCTTCGCCCTCGCAGTAGTGTTGATAATCCTCTCATTTATTATGCCAGGCTATACAAATTCATAGGTAAAAAGTTAAACTACAATATACAGACATGATAATGTAGAAAGAGTCAAACTTGTATAATAGTGCTAACATTCTGTAAAGTGTTGCCAGTACCATCCGAGTACAATATCTCCAACCCAGTGCatctcttcttcctctattCAAATGAATTGTTGTCAGAGTCATTCCTCACCCTCTTGCTCAATTTAGTTGAGCTTTATTGTAAACTGGTTACAGGAACCTACAATGAATTATCACAAGTAAATAGCTTTAATCAATAGCATTATTTTCAAGAACAAACCATTGGGTCATTTCTCAGTCACTGTCACTTTGTTTGTCACATCACCCTTAGCATCACCATCAAAGCCGGCATCAAATACCAATTTCCTCCACATATATATCAACCACCCCACCATCAGTTATGCAATCATCCATTGTCTAACATTCCTTGTCATCACTAAGCATCCTCAATCCATTAAAAAAGTCTGCTTGCCTGAGAACAACCAGTGCA
This region includes:
- the LOC133895461 gene encoding alpha-1,3-arabinosyltransferase XAT3-like, translated to MRAWNRAHAEQEYYSKKVRASSSIGCHWLVPTFALAGASLSSELPETRNQLEGWSIGAMKGGRRLPLPRLESKRRLLSFVVGGFLFFLVFLLSSRHDAAVLLDTHSSGQLELSSRDGILPQQGESHGHLQQSAEQTVAEGVSYAVRVEERNDVEREAELEEGERDSNAAAAAATSISDDQAAAGAAEAVRDNSVHVTAAAIAEQHAADTTSPQHEHPVSSPGDITRRPDYVNQQRQPLCDFSDFRADVCDFSGDIRMDASASEFIVVDPAGGTNGTTYKVRPYPRKGDETCMGRVTEITVRTTADAEAAPLCTRTHTAPAVVFSISGYTGNLFHDFTDVIVPLYNTVQRYRGDVQLVVTNVGSWWLAKYDALLRELSCHAPLDFAKAAAAGEVHCFRHAVVNLRAHRELIIERERSLDGLAMPDFTRFLRRALSLPRDAPTSPGDGTGRKPRLLIISRRRTRQLLNIDAVVCAAEEVGFEAIVNELDLADDIAQVGRLINSFDALVGVHGAGLTNMMFLPPGATVVQIVPWGGLQWIARMDFGEPAEAMGLRYIQYEIAVRESTLKDKYPRDHEIFINPTALHKNGFKFMRQTFLNGQDITVDVDRFRAVLLQALKNLAR